A genomic region of Leptospira barantonii contains the following coding sequences:
- a CDS encoding sulfurtransferase, producing MSSWNFIKTELNDKDFLIDCRSATGYQESTLKGAYSFPFIKKAFASDAESQKKMTGPLEEILKLVQKDDCARVIAFDEGMGMFASRMVYLLRAAGYQNAFLYGNRWPAEGTSQEKGSKEMEIGPGDKPKKLEGIVDKAFLEKNLTRLQIFDTRTQEEYEGKLPRLTAPEPGSLCGRLPGAFLWDWRILYDGQGNLIEKTQFNKKLRSFPFMPERTTVIYDYNGARSSLLALMLKEVGYLDVHTYQGSWFEWRRSSLPKQAVSVYGQTGAGGAAPRVGGVDRK from the coding sequence TTGTCCAGCTGGAATTTTATAAAAACTGAATTGAATGATAAGGATTTTTTAATCGATTGCCGTTCGGCCACCGGTTATCAGGAATCTACTCTGAAAGGAGCGTATAGTTTTCCTTTTATCAAAAAGGCTTTCGCTTCGGATGCGGAATCTCAAAAAAAGATGACCGGTCCTTTGGAAGAAATTTTAAAACTCGTACAAAAAGACGACTGTGCTCGAGTGATCGCCTTCGACGAAGGAATGGGAATGTTCGCTTCGAGAATGGTTTATCTTTTGAGAGCGGCCGGTTATCAAAACGCGTTCTTATACGGAAACCGTTGGCCTGCGGAAGGAACTTCTCAGGAAAAAGGCTCCAAGGAAATGGAAATCGGGCCCGGCGATAAACCGAAAAAACTCGAAGGGATTGTGGACAAGGCATTTCTCGAGAAAAATTTAACCCGACTTCAAATTTTCGATACGAGAACCCAAGAAGAATACGAAGGAAAACTACCAAGACTTACCGCGCCCGAACCGGGCTCGTTATGCGGTCGTTTGCCCGGAGCGTTTCTTTGGGACTGGAGAATTCTTTACGACGGTCAAGGCAATCTGATCGAAAAGACGCAGTTCAATAAAAAGTTGAGATCCTTTCCGTTTATGCCGGAAAGAACCACCGTGATCTACGATTACAACGGTGCACGATCCTCTCTTTTGGCTTTGATGTTAAAAGAAGTCGGATATCTGGACGTTCATACATACCAAGGTTCTTGGTTTGAATGGAGAAGATCCAGTCTTCCGAAACAAGCGGTTTCCGTTTACGGACAAACGGGTGCGGGCGGCGCGGCTCCTCGAGTCGGCGGCGTGGATCGCAAATAA
- a CDS encoding MarR family winged helix-turn-helix transcriptional regulator, whose translation MKPKSIFKESQAEESTGFLFWQITNLWQKRIRENLLALDLTHVQFVLLASLAWFEEASQKATQVRLAEHAKTDVMMTSKVLRSLEAKKLLTRQPDPEDSRANCLFLTSEGKELVGKAVHIVESTDKLFFSILQDEKNFRSSLLDLRQKNA comes from the coding sequence ATGAAACCGAAATCCATATTCAAAGAATCCCAGGCGGAAGAAAGCACAGGATTTCTCTTTTGGCAGATCACGAATCTCTGGCAAAAGAGAATTCGAGAAAACCTATTGGCCCTGGACCTAACACACGTTCAATTTGTGTTGTTGGCGAGCCTCGCTTGGTTCGAAGAAGCTTCCCAAAAGGCGACTCAGGTTCGTCTCGCGGAACACGCAAAAACCGACGTGATGATGACCTCCAAAGTATTGAGAAGTCTCGAAGCCAAAAAACTTCTCACAAGACAACCCGATCCCGAAGATTCGAGGGCGAACTGTCTCTTTCTAACCTCGGAAGGAAAAGAACTCGTGGGTAAGGCCGTTCATATCGTTGAATCCACGGACAAACTTTTTTTCTCCATTCTTCAGGACGAAAAAAATTTCAGAAGCTCGCTTTTGGATCTAAGACAGAAGAATGCCTGA
- a CDS encoding M23 family metallopeptidase, producing the protein MKRKTGYILAALTVLGLFFSIKSFANTNLEEIKLDNQYLQTYRGLEGIWIVPNRVKESVGDLVHNFGTTEHEIKRVNGIPDNERIPVNEPVFFPYNDNFTRSLLLEDKGREILRTDQREFIWPISFKHSFVTSRLGRRWNAMHSGVDIACPTGSIVIAAADGVVLESKKDGGYGNKVLLSHPGINGINTLYAHNSLLYVKEGDKVKKGQIIALSGNTGHTTGPHLHFEVRYQNVVLNPEHYLPVFQSSSEARVAIARETIEQ; encoded by the coding sequence ATGAAAAGAAAAACTGGCTACATTCTGGCGGCATTGACTGTTCTCGGGCTCTTTTTCAGCATAAAGTCCTTTGCCAATACCAATCTCGAAGAAATCAAACTCGATAATCAATATCTTCAGACTTACAGAGGTCTGGAAGGAATCTGGATCGTTCCGAACCGCGTTAAGGAATCCGTGGGCGACCTCGTTCATAACTTTGGAACCACCGAACACGAAATCAAAAGGGTGAACGGAATTCCGGACAACGAAAGAATTCCCGTAAACGAACCCGTATTCTTCCCTTATAACGATAATTTTACACGAAGCCTTCTTCTCGAAGACAAGGGACGCGAAATTCTTCGTACCGATCAAAGAGAATTCATCTGGCCGATCAGCTTTAAACATTCTTTCGTGACTTCCCGTTTGGGAAGAAGATGGAACGCGATGCATTCCGGTGTGGACATCGCTTGTCCTACCGGTTCGATCGTGATCGCGGCCGCGGACGGAGTCGTTTTGGAATCCAAAAAAGACGGCGGTTACGGAAACAAGGTGCTTCTTTCCCATCCGGGAATCAACGGGATCAATACTCTTTACGCTCACAATTCTCTTCTATATGTAAAGGAAGGGGATAAGGTGAAGAAGGGACAGATCATCGCACTTTCCGGAAACACGGGGCATACGACCGGTCCTCATTTGCACTTCGAAGTTCGTTATCAGAATGTCGTATTAAATCCGGAACACTATCTTCCCGTTTTTCAATCTTCTTCCGAGGCTCGTGTGGCGATCGCCCGGGAGACAATCGAACAATAA
- a CDS encoding RluA family pseudouridine synthase — MPEEHSNIKIFYETDSYLIAEKPPGIPVHATKDSKRENFTDRLQKQLSLEYLRTVNRLDLDTSGLVFFCKNPDKNKEADTILKASEKIYLCVCSGIVEEKHFTEICYIKDGNKKVRKVFSGGDKAITEFITLKSEKKEGYSVLLAKLHTGRRHQIRFHLSEKGHPILGDTVYGISAETKRTPHAKRSLLHALGISFQSEDGKQERIFCPPPSDFQKFMSGVVLDSSVFSRFPIK; from the coding sequence ATGCCTGAAGAACATTCGAATATTAAAATATTCTACGAAACTGATTCTTATCTGATCGCGGAAAAACCTCCCGGAATTCCGGTGCACGCGACCAAGGATTCCAAACGGGAGAATTTCACGGATCGTCTTCAAAAACAACTTTCCCTCGAATATCTAAGAACCGTAAACCGTTTGGATTTGGACACGAGCGGTCTCGTTTTTTTCTGCAAAAACCCAGATAAAAACAAGGAGGCCGACACGATCCTCAAGGCGTCCGAAAAAATTTATCTCTGCGTATGTTCCGGCATAGTCGAGGAAAAACACTTTACGGAAATCTGTTATATCAAGGATGGAAATAAAAAAGTTCGAAAGGTTTTTTCGGGTGGGGACAAGGCGATAACGGAATTCATCACGCTCAAGAGCGAAAAAAAGGAAGGATATTCCGTTCTTCTCGCAAAACTTCATACGGGACGAAGACATCAGATTCGATTTCACCTAAGCGAAAAAGGCCATCCGATTCTGGGAGATACTGTCTACGGAATTTCCGCCGAAACAAAACGAACACCTCACGCGAAACGTTCCCTCTTACACGCGTTAGGGATTTCTTTTCAAAGTGAAGACGGAAAACAGGAAAGAATTTTTTGCCCTCCCCCATCCGACTTTCAAAAATTTATGAGCGGGGTCGTATTGGATTCTTCCGTTTTTTCTCGATTCCCCATAAAATAG
- a CDS encoding HAD family hydrolase, whose translation MSITRDFWNPPVYEILSRTSPGKAAFDFDNTLVRNDFGEAVMELFLSEGVPAFKQDISSFFAKENVEEILATRFRDSSRFRSLVLSEYESIQSKSGLEASYRWSSWIFSGHSPEELKKISKRVWNDHASDPGSHSVKIYKPMKELVDHLLLSGWDVWIVTASPQEIIQSVSPLFGIPEDRVLGMNLSIENGIHSSKIVEPFTYGKGKVERLKNATGAFADLAFGDSINDFPLLESASGAGIFLDRGKGVVPPKSTRIQAIGEWAVLDRVSV comes from the coding sequence GTGTCGATCACGCGGGATTTTTGGAATCCGCCCGTCTATGAAATTCTTTCCCGGACTTCACCCGGGAAAGCCGCATTCGATTTTGATAATACACTTGTAAGAAACGATTTCGGCGAGGCTGTGATGGAACTTTTTCTTTCGGAAGGAGTTCCCGCTTTCAAACAAGATATCTCTTCTTTTTTTGCAAAGGAGAATGTGGAAGAGATCCTCGCTACTCGCTTTCGAGATTCTTCCCGATTTCGTTCTCTGGTTCTTTCCGAATACGAATCGATCCAATCCAAGTCGGGGCTTGAGGCTTCTTACCGTTGGAGTTCCTGGATTTTTTCGGGGCATTCTCCGGAAGAATTGAAAAAAATTTCCAAACGAGTTTGGAACGATCACGCGTCCGATCCGGGTTCTCATTCCGTAAAAATTTACAAGCCGATGAAGGAACTCGTGGACCATCTTCTTTTAAGCGGCTGGGATGTTTGGATCGTGACCGCTTCTCCGCAAGAAATCATTCAATCCGTTTCTCCATTGTTCGGAATTCCGGAAGATCGTGTATTGGGCATGAATCTTTCGATCGAGAATGGAATTCATTCCTCAAAAATCGTAGAACCGTTCACATACGGAAAGGGAAAGGTCGAAAGACTCAAGAACGCGACTGGAGCGTTTGCCGATCTTGCGTTCGGGGATTCGATCAACGATTTTCCTTTGCTGGAATCGGCGAGCGGCGCTGGAATCTTTTTGGATCGGGGTAAGGGTGTGGTTCCTCCGAAGTCGACCCGGATTCAGGCGATCGGAGAATGGGCCGTTTTGGATCGTGTTTCCGTTTAG
- a CDS encoding thiol-disulfide oxidoreductase DCC family protein, translating into MEPSTGDIPEYPIVFFDGVCNLCNAAVLFFIDANARKNLKFASLQSEAAARILGKKTEPGEAPNSVLFLENGILHQKSNAVLKICAHLSFPWRILPFFRWVPSMIRDFIYDWIARNRYRWFGRLEACRMPDPSLKSRFLEE; encoded by the coding sequence ATGGAACCTTCCACCGGCGACATCCCCGAATATCCGATCGTGTTCTTTGACGGAGTATGCAATCTTTGTAATGCGGCCGTTTTATTCTTCATCGATGCGAACGCTCGTAAAAATCTGAAGTTTGCGAGTCTTCAATCGGAAGCCGCGGCGCGGATTCTCGGGAAAAAAACGGAACCGGGGGAAGCGCCAAACTCTGTTTTGTTTTTGGAGAACGGAATTCTCCATCAAAAGTCGAACGCGGTTTTGAAAATCTGCGCTCATCTTTCGTTTCCCTGGAGAATTCTTCCTTTCTTTCGTTGGGTCCCGAGTATGATTCGCGATTTTATCTATGATTGGATCGCAAGAAACCGTTATCGATGGTTCGGTCGTCTGGAAGCGTGTCGTATGCCCGATCCAAGTTTAAAATCCAGGTTCTTGGAAGAATAA
- a CDS encoding helix-turn-helix domain-containing protein yields MNPAMDELEAGKESPSSEHITEVVKENLKLIRHTKGFSLDKLASRCGVSRAMLSQIEQGKSVPTISVLWKIANGLNVPFSELLKEKGTEGIIVMKAENTKVLFSSSKVFSSRALFPYNGNRKTEFYELILKPGGIEVAESHQSGTTENIVVVSGKLRLRVGEKVVELEPKDSVFFRADIPHEYSNPTDQETLMYLVMDYRDEIN; encoded by the coding sequence ATGAACCCAGCTATGGATGAATTGGAAGCAGGGAAAGAATCTCCCTCCAGCGAACATATCACAGAAGTCGTTAAAGAAAATCTCAAACTCATTCGCCATACAAAAGGGTTTTCCCTGGATAAACTGGCGTCCCGATGCGGGGTCAGCCGAGCGATGCTTTCACAAATCGAGCAGGGAAAGAGCGTTCCGACGATTTCCGTGCTTTGGAAAATCGCAAACGGATTGAACGTTCCTTTCAGTGAACTCTTAAAAGAAAAAGGCACCGAAGGCATAATCGTGATGAAAGCGGAAAACACAAAGGTTTTGTTTTCCAGTTCGAAAGTCTTCTCAAGCCGCGCTCTTTTCCCTTATAACGGAAACCGCAAAACCGAATTTTACGAACTCATTTTAAAACCGGGCGGGATCGAAGTCGCCGAATCCCATCAATCCGGAACCACGGAAAACATCGTAGTCGTTTCCGGTAAACTTCGTCTTCGTGTCGGAGAAAAGGTCGTGGAACTGGAACCGAAAGATTCCGTTTTTTTTCGCGCCGATATTCCGCACGAGTATTCCAATCCGACCGATCAGGAAACCCTGATGTATCTCGTGATGGATTACAGAGACGAAATCAACTAA
- a CDS encoding alpha-glucosidase: protein MFLRWVVSIFLSLGIFACSGPFSSYTKISLPVEKEFSFGKGYRSIQRENVLEIRSSAGSFLELSLTKPFLSAGKGEQKVKSKFATFHIQDEISASCDSQSIEKILPSTTDLKILGRLEGKNCASAYEIVFRPLDETSLEFKIKIEDSSLNRTYLRIGSDETENIFGLGEQFSHLNLKGETPFLLSEEQGIGRGDQPITAGANLTAGAGGNEYSTYAPIPFFLTSKNRSVYFENSSYSKFDFSESDTITIEFRENGLQGRIWKDSSPVRLVQKFTEMTGRAPELPDWAYGTWLGIQGGKETVLKHIESAKKEGNPITALWIQDWAGRRKTTFGSQLWWRWIADETSYPDFKKFCADLNAKGIHVLGYLNPFLATEGPLYAEAVQKGYLVKDKNGKDYEIQTVGFPAVLLDLTNPEAVKWIQIVIQKNMIDVGLSGWMADFGEWLPLDAKLHSGISAEVYHNVYPAEWARINREAIRKAGKEGKVVFFTRSGFSGSMKHSTLFWEGDQMVSWGEHDGIVSAVTGLLSGGLSGISLNHSDIGGYTTINNPIRNYHRSKELFLRWAELNVFSPVFRTHEGNRPEKNHQPYSDEETVKEFARYAKMHFALKDYLKSLVKEASKTGLPVVRPLYLHYANDDQTHSIQREFLLGEDLLVLPVLEKGESSVSGYLPEGEWEHLWTGKTFIGKSEVDVEAPLGVPAVFLKKNGPWYGKLKSALLPFKR, encoded by the coding sequence ATGTTCTTACGATGGGTTGTTTCGATTTTCTTATCCTTGGGAATCTTCGCGTGTTCCGGCCCTTTTTCCAGTTACACAAAAATCTCTCTTCCCGTTGAAAAAGAATTCTCCTTTGGAAAAGGATATCGATCGATTCAAAGGGAGAATGTTTTAGAGATCCGTTCTTCCGCGGGAAGTTTTCTTGAACTTTCCCTAACAAAACCGTTTTTATCCGCAGGCAAGGGAGAACAAAAAGTAAAATCCAAGTTTGCGACCTTCCACATCCAAGATGAAATCTCAGCTTCTTGCGATTCTCAGAGTATAGAAAAAATTCTTCCTTCGACGACCGATCTGAAGATCCTCGGAAGATTGGAAGGAAAGAACTGCGCCTCGGCCTACGAGATCGTATTTCGTCCGTTAGACGAAACCTCCCTCGAGTTTAAAATCAAGATCGAGGATTCTTCCCTAAATCGCACCTATCTAAGAATCGGTTCGGATGAAACCGAAAATATTTTCGGACTCGGAGAACAATTCAGTCATCTGAATCTAAAAGGAGAAACCCCGTTTTTGTTAAGCGAAGAGCAAGGAATCGGAAGAGGGGATCAACCGATCACTGCGGGTGCGAACCTTACCGCGGGCGCGGGTGGAAACGAATATTCCACATACGCTCCGATTCCGTTTTTTCTAACTTCCAAAAACAGATCGGTGTATTTTGAAAATTCGTCGTATTCTAAGTTTGATTTTTCCGAATCCGATACGATCACGATCGAATTTCGTGAGAACGGTCTTCAAGGAAGAATTTGGAAGGATTCTTCCCCCGTGCGTCTCGTTCAGAAATTTACCGAAATGACGGGAAGGGCTCCCGAACTTCCGGATTGGGCTTATGGAACCTGGCTCGGAATACAAGGCGGAAAGGAAACCGTTCTCAAACATATCGAATCCGCAAAGAAGGAAGGGAATCCGATCACGGCGCTTTGGATTCAGGATTGGGCGGGAAGAAGAAAGACAACTTTCGGTTCTCAACTTTGGTGGAGATGGATCGCGGATGAAACTTCGTATCCGGACTTCAAAAAATTCTGCGCCGATCTAAACGCAAAAGGAATTCATGTATTAGGATATTTGAATCCGTTTTTGGCTACGGAAGGACCTCTGTATGCGGAAGCCGTTCAAAAAGGGTATCTCGTAAAGGATAAGAACGGAAAGGATTACGAAATTCAAACAGTGGGATTTCCCGCCGTTCTTTTGGATCTTACGAATCCGGAAGCCGTGAAGTGGATTCAAATCGTGATTCAAAAAAATATGATCGATGTCGGTCTTTCCGGATGGATGGCCGATTTCGGAGAATGGCTTCCTCTCGACGCAAAACTTCATTCCGGAATTTCCGCAGAGGTTTACCATAACGTGTATCCCGCGGAATGGGCGAGAATCAACCGCGAGGCGATCCGCAAAGCGGGTAAAGAAGGAAAGGTCGTATTCTTTACAAGATCCGGTTTTAGCGGATCTATGAAACATTCCACTCTCTTTTGGGAAGGGGATCAGATGGTGAGTTGGGGAGAACACGACGGAATCGTATCCGCAGTGACCGGACTTTTATCCGGTGGCTTAAGCGGAATCTCGCTCAATCACAGCGACATCGGCGGATACACAACGATCAACAATCCGATTCGAAACTATCATCGTTCCAAAGAACTTTTTTTACGTTGGGCGGAATTGAACGTATTCAGTCCGGTCTTTCGAACACACGAAGGAAATCGTCCCGAAAAAAATCATCAACCGTATTCGGACGAAGAAACCGTAAAAGAGTTTGCGAGATACGCGAAGATGCACTTCGCATTGAAAGATTATCTCAAATCTCTTGTGAAAGAAGCGTCGAAGACCGGACTTCCGGTTGTTCGTCCGTTGTATCTACACTATGCAAACGACGATCAAACTCATTCTATCCAAAGGGAGTTTTTACTCGGAGAGGATCTTTTGGTTCTTCCCGTTTTGGAAAAGGGAGAATCCTCCGTTTCCGGTTATCTTCCCGAAGGAGAATGGGAACATCTTTGGACCGGAAAAACTTTCATCGGTAAAAGCGAGGTCGACGTAGAAGCTCCGTTAGGCGTTCCTGCCGTCTTTCTAAAAAAGAACGGGCCTTGGTATGGAAAGTTGAAGTCCGCTCTTCTTCCGTTCAAACGATAA
- a CDS encoding LIC11113 family protein, with protein sequence MRRELRKDCTLSRIFPDVPKTIRFICAYVLILSFFSIGNVQAENESSDSFQERFHSFLKEFQKRPSSSLARSFRSRYSSFEPPKSCGFEETGRFEKVVYLSYHCKEEKWPGFIYLGTGNEFWKNSSVRVSFGEVLEIGKKVFLEVKPSYGEWYKEDSSLDFKKQGKKDKDPIRPQPPKEYKDNFGLRYFLSIAKHPAKRDLKSGKEIFFDSNCPLIFLKKDSDFYWEKAVYYSFQASCVPSSPYSFIRIRSDFLGKIRLDDKDTDQIQEGAKYLGKLKIHSIEADKILWEQEAEIYNE encoded by the coding sequence ATGAGAAGAGAACTCAGGAAAGACTGTACTTTGTCCCGAATATTTCCCGATGTACCGAAGACGATTCGGTTTATCTGCGCGTATGTTCTCATTCTTTCGTTTTTTTCAATCGGAAACGTCCAAGCAGAAAACGAATCCTCGGATTCGTTTCAAGAACGCTTTCATTCTTTCTTAAAGGAATTTCAAAAACGTCCTTCTTCGTCCTTGGCTCGTTCGTTTCGTTCCCGATATTCCTCTTTTGAACCTCCTAAGTCCTGCGGCTTCGAAGAAACCGGTCGTTTCGAAAAGGTGGTTTATCTTTCTTATCATTGTAAGGAAGAAAAGTGGCCTGGCTTTATTTATCTCGGAACGGGCAACGAGTTTTGGAAAAATTCTTCCGTTCGAGTTTCGTTCGGAGAGGTTTTAGAAATCGGCAAGAAGGTATTCTTAGAAGTAAAACCTTCTTATGGAGAATGGTATAAGGAAGATTCTTCCTTGGACTTTAAAAAACAAGGTAAGAAGGACAAGGACCCGATCCGACCTCAACCTCCCAAAGAATACAAGGATAACTTCGGTCTTCGTTATTTTTTGAGCATCGCCAAACATCCGGCCAAACGGGATTTGAAAAGCGGAAAGGAAATCTTTTTCGATTCCAACTGTCCGTTGATCTTTTTGAAAAAGGATTCCGACTTTTATTGGGAGAAGGCGGTTTATTATTCCTTTCAAGCGAGTTGTGTTCCCTCTTCGCCCTATTCTTTCATCCGGATTCGCTCCGACTTTTTGGGAAAGATCCGCTTGGACGACAAGGACACCGATCAAATCCAGGAAGGCGCGAAGTATTTGGGAAAACTCAAAATCCATTCCATCGAAGCGGATAAAATTCTCTGGGAACAGGAAGCGGAAATCTACAATGAATAA
- a CDS encoding HAD family hydrolase — protein sequence MKIKAIIFDYDDTLVQTRKVRYKTLKSLALEKFNFELKDVRIDEAWGLPGDDFLRKVYGEYSLDLESLWESYNTFCERDPNLVFDGVNEFILEHGSILPLGILSSSSGRRVLKEIESMEFSKDSFFAVQTAEDTKVHKPNPEVFLPILETTKRMNLDPSSILYVGDTIGDKIASEKAGLLFLGMAHEEKTEDLFRSSNIDFVSSFSKLRERIRSV from the coding sequence TTGAAAATTAAAGCGATCATTTTTGATTACGACGACACACTGGTCCAAACTCGAAAGGTACGTTACAAAACCTTAAAGTCTCTTGCATTAGAGAAATTTAATTTCGAATTGAAGGACGTAAGGATCGACGAAGCCTGGGGTTTGCCCGGAGACGATTTTTTAAGAAAGGTCTACGGAGAATATTCTCTGGATTTGGAATCTCTCTGGGAATCGTATAATACGTTCTGCGAACGGGATCCGAATCTTGTGTTCGACGGCGTGAACGAGTTCATTCTGGAACACGGTTCCATTCTTCCTTTGGGAATCTTATCCTCTTCGAGCGGAAGAAGGGTTTTGAAAGAAATCGAATCCATGGAGTTTTCGAAGGATTCTTTTTTTGCGGTTCAAACCGCCGAAGATACAAAGGTTCACAAGCCCAACCCCGAAGTTTTTTTACCGATTTTGGAAACTACAAAACGAATGAATCTGGATCCTTCTTCCATTCTTTACGTCGGAGATACGATCGGAGACAAAATCGCTTCGGAGAAAGCGGGTCTTCTTTTTTTAGGAATGGCGCACGAAGAAAAAACGGAGGATCTTTTTAGATCGTCTAACATAGATTTTGTGAGTTCGTTTTCCAAACTTCGAGAAAGAATTCGTTCGGTTTAA
- the rsmI gene encoding 16S rRNA (cytidine(1402)-2'-O)-methyltransferase: MKPYEKGTLVVVSVSLGNPGDLTVRAMELLKSADIVIGEESRTTSTLLKSLSISKEFLLCNEHTTFEEIVSLGETVMNSNLTVLVSDAGTPGIEDPGRELVQEVLRRGGRVYSAPGAIAFGAALSISGFKISPFTFCGFLSRESADRKKELERYLKPGHTIVFYETPYRYKAVLHDLDFVLKESGEERQIFLCLDLTLESEFQFRGRVGELLKIADSLPKGNPVIVISQRKGKSQSKSHPKEEKKSTKPFSKDRKKPNSKSFGKGGPKTSSKGFPGQK, translated from the coding sequence ATGAAACCTTACGAAAAAGGAACGCTCGTTGTGGTGTCGGTTTCCCTGGGAAATCCCGGAGACTTGACCGTAAGAGCTATGGAACTTTTAAAAAGTGCCGATATCGTAATCGGGGAAGAATCCAGAACGACTTCCACTCTTCTCAAATCTCTTTCCATTTCCAAAGAATTTCTACTTTGCAACGAACATACCACCTTCGAAGAAATCGTAAGTCTCGGTGAAACCGTGATGAATTCGAATCTTACGGTTTTAGTTTCCGATGCGGGAACTCCCGGCATCGAAGATCCGGGTCGCGAACTCGTCCAAGAAGTTTTAAGACGGGGAGGGCGCGTGTACAGCGCTCCCGGTGCGATCGCGTTTGGAGCCGCATTGAGTATTTCCGGTTTTAAGATTTCTCCGTTTACGTTCTGCGGTTTTCTTTCGAGAGAATCCGCGGATCGCAAAAAGGAATTGGAACGTTATCTGAAACCGGGTCATACGATCGTGTTTTACGAAACGCCGTATCGTTATAAGGCGGTTCTTCACGATCTCGATTTCGTTTTAAAGGAAAGCGGAGAGGAAAGACAGATCTTTCTTTGTTTGGATTTGACTCTCGAATCCGAATTTCAATTTCGCGGAAGGGTCGGCGAACTTTTGAAAATCGCGGATAGTCTTCCGAAAGGAAATCCGGTGATCGTGATTTCGCAAAGAAAGGGAAAATCGCAGTCAAAATCTCATCCTAAGGAAGAGAAAAAATCGACGAAACCTTTCTCGAAGGATCGTAAAAAACCGAATTCAAAATCGTTCGGAAAAGGCGGTCCAAAAACTTCTTCGAAAGGTTTTCCGGGTCAAAAATAA
- a CDS encoding SRPBCC family protein, whose product MKRIQHEETTQANPAKLWKVYQDVSNWKTWDHEVEDSFLEGEFKVGSKGMLKPKGGPKTWFKLTEVREKEFFSDLTNLPLCKLEFRHEILPLNSGSKFIHTVTFTGPLSFLFSRVIGNKIREELPGAMKNLAKLAEAA is encoded by the coding sequence ATGAAACGCATACAACACGAAGAAACAACCCAAGCCAACCCTGCAAAACTTTGGAAAGTTTACCAAGACGTCTCGAACTGGAAAACATGGGATCACGAGGTGGAAGATTCTTTCTTAGAGGGAGAATTCAAAGTCGGTAGTAAGGGAATGCTGAAGCCGAAGGGTGGTCCGAAAACTTGGTTTAAACTGACCGAGGTTCGTGAAAAAGAATTCTTTTCCGACCTGACCAATCTGCCTCTTTGCAAGTTGGAATTCAGACACGAAATTCTTCCCTTAAATAGCGGAAGCAAGTTCATCCACACGGTGACATTTACCGGTCCTCTTTCTTTTTTATTTTCCAGAGTGATCGGAAATAAAATCCGAGAAGAACTTCCGGGTGCGATGAAAAATCTCGCGAAACTCGCCGAGGCCGCCTAA